The Gemmatimonadaceae bacterium genome contains the following window.
CAGGCCGTCACGCAGGCCGAACAGCCCGTGCACTTGGCGAGGTCAACGGTCATCGCCCAGCGGCGCTTGGCGGCACCCGACCAGTGATTGGGATCGTACTGGCCCTTGTCCTTCGAGCCCGGCACGCCGAACTCGCCCTGCGCGTCGTTCGCGGTCGGCGACCGTAGGCCGGGGAGGAAGTCCGTGCTGGCCTGGCCGTCGAAGTGGTGGTGCTCGACGGAGTTCGAGCCGGCGAGGATCGCCGCCACCGTCGTCGCCTGCGCGATATTGCGGCCGTGCTGGCGGCCCGAACCTTCGGTGGTGACCAAGCGGGCGTTGCCTGAAGCCCGACTGACATTCGCACGACCGGCGCCGTAGACCGCCGCGCCGCTACGCGCGTCTTCTGCCGCAGCGAGTAAGCCGTAGGCGTTGCCACCGGCAGTCGCGTAGCGACCGGCGGCGTCCGAGTGCCCGCGGCCCAGGGCCACGGCAATCGTATCGGGACGGATGCCGAGGTAGATCAACGCCGGCGCCGTCAGCGAGCCCGCGCCCGTCGTGACGGTGACCATGTCGCCGTCCTCGACGCCGAGCTTTGCGGCCGTCTCGCCGTGCATCTCGACCACGGTCTGCCAGCAGATCTTGGTGACGGGGTCCGGCAGTTCCTGCAGCCAGGGCTTGTTCGCGCCACGGCCGTCGCCGAGCGTCGGCGAGAGATAGGTGATGAGCTGATATTCGCCATCGCCCGCGTTGCCCGTGACCGGGCTTGTGCGTGCGGCAGGCACGTTGCGCGTCGCAGCGTTGCCGCGCGTCAGCGCCGTCGGCAACGCCGTCCGCAGGTTCGCGTTGCCGCCGATGCGGCTGGCGATCCACTCGCGATAGTCGTCGTAGCGGAAGCGCGAGGCCAGCGACGGGTCGCCCTTGGCGACCGAGAGCAACACGTCCGCCGTGGAGCGCGAATCGAACACCGGGTCCATCACCGGCTGCTGCAACGAGAGCGTGCCGCGCACCGGCTCGGCGTCGCCCCAGCTCTCGAGGCTGTGGTGGTCGGGGAGGACCAGGTCGCAGAGCTCGGAGGTCTCGTCCTTGATGGTCGAGAAGGAGACCTTGAAGCCGACGTTCACGAAGGCCGCGCTGAAGCCCAGCGACGGCGGCGTGGTGAACACCGGGTTGGCGTTGCGGACCATGATGAGATCCACGCCGCGGTTGTTCATGCGCTCGACCAGGCCGCGCAGCTCGGCGTGCGAGGCGATGCCGTCAAACGCCGTCAGGCTGCGGTCCGGGTGAATCGTCCTGCCGACGTTGCCCAGCTGCCGGTTCAGCTCCGCCACCGCCGAAGCCAGCTCGCCGCTGTTCGACGTGTAGCCGCCGGCGATGAGCGCCGACGCCGACGCGCCGCGGATCTCGCTGCGAAGTCCTTCGAGCAGGGCGACGGCGACGCCGGCCTCCTCAGCGGCGGCAGCCAGCGAGCCACGACCCATCAACGCGTTGACGATGGCGAGCTCGGAGCCCGCACGCGCGGGAATCCAGGAATCCGCGTTCAACCCCGTCAGGCTGCGGCGAGCGCCCACATAGATGAAGCGCGGGGCGCCCTCGACCTTGCCCCGGGCCTCGGCAAACGAGAGCTGCTGCGGCACCGGCGCGCCCCAGCCGTCGAGAAAGTCCGCCGAGAAGGAGACGATGAGGTCGGCGGCGCTGAGCTCGTGGTGCGGCCAGGAGCTGCCGTAGGCCGCGCGATTGGCCTGCGCCGTGGCCACCGGCGCCTCGGCGTCATAGCTGAGGTGCGGCGCGATGCCGTAGCCCGCGAGCACCTGGTCGAGGAAGGCCGGGAAGCTGCCCTGCTCGTGCTGGTTGATGAAGGCGACGCGCGAGCCGGCGTTGCGGCTGCGCACCTCGCCGAGACGCTGCGCGAGGATGCCCATCGCGTCGTCCCAGGTCGTGGGCACAAGGCGATCGCCCTCGCGCTTCATCGGGCCGCGGTAGCGGTCCGGATTGTACAGGCCCTGCAGTGACGACTGGCCGCGGGCGCAGAGCGCACCGCGGTTGACCGGGTGTGCCGGGTTGCCCTCGGCCTTGATGGCCCGGCCGTCGCGCACCTCGACGATGAGGCCACAGCCGGCCGCACACTCGCGGCAGGTGGTCGCGTAGTAGTTCGAGACGCCGGGGACGGTGTTGTCCGGCGAGACGAGATAAGGAATCAGCTTCTCGACATCGCCCGTGCCGCAGCCGACGGCGGCGGTGGCGGCGGTGGAGACGCCGAGGACCTTGAGGAACTCGCGGCGCTTGACGGCCGCGCGCTCCGCGGTTCCCTGGGTGGCTTCCGTGGTATCGGGAGTCATCGCGATCCTAGTAGTGGCAGGTGGCGCAGTCGTACGACGCCTTCTTGCGCGGCAGCGCGAGCGTGGCGGAGTCGGGTTCCTGACCCGCGGCGCGCATGCCCTCGGCGGGCGAGTACCCGTTCACGTGGCACTGCACGCACCAGCCCATGTTGAGCGACTGGGCCTGGAAGACCTGCTGCATGTTGTTCACCTGCCCGTGGCAGGTCTGGCAGGTCACGCCGGCGTTCACGTGGCGCATGTGCGGGAAGTGCACGTACTCCGGCACCTTGTGCACGCGCACCCAGGGCACGGGCTGACGGGCGTTCCAATAGGCCTGCAGCTTCTGGATCTCGGGGCGATCGCCACCGACCAGCGTGTGGCAGGCCATGCAGGTGCCGACCGCCGGGAGACCCGGGTCGGGCGACTGTCCCGCGGCGTTGTGGCAGAACGCGCAGTTCATCTGCAGCGAGTTCACGTGCACCGGGTGCGGGAACTTCACCGGCTGCTCGGGCGAGCGGCCCATGCCGCCACCTACATAGAAGGTGTAGCCCGAGGCGCCGCTGTAGGCCCAGGGACCTGGCTTGGCCTTGCCGGCCGCTTCACGATTCGCCGCCTGCGTCGCCGTCTCCTGCGCTGCGGGCTGGGCCGCGTCGGCCGCCGTCTGGGAGCCCGCATAGGCGGAGAGCATCGTCACGACTACCGCGATGGTCGCGATGCCGGGAATCAGAACCCACTTGCTACGACCAGTCATCAGCCAGAGAGTCGGAGTGAGGGAAATCCGAATGGTCTACTCGGCTTGTGAAGGATTTCACAAGCGTTTTGGAACGCCGAAAAATGGACTGCACGCAGGGGACTCGCAAGTGCGCGTAACGACGGGAGATGGACCGCGAACTCACTCGGGCTCAAGCCCCCGCTTCACGCGGTCGATGGTACGGAGGACTTCGATTCCCATCGCTCGGACGAGCGTCAGCTCCCGGCTGTCCGGCGCGGCACGATTCAGCAGGGAGCGCACGCTGCGCATGATGTGCTCGGGATTGCGGGTCCGGTAGAACGAAATCGCCGCGAGCGAGCGGTCGATGTCGCCCAGCGCGCGTTCCCACTCCGCCTGCGTCGGCAGTGGCGCGGCGTGCTTGTGTCGGGCCACGCGGCGCGTGGCGTCGCCGGCGGCGAGGTGCAGTTCGTAGGCCGCGACCAACACCGCCTGTGCGACGTTGAGTGATGCGTGCTCCGTCGTGGGAATGCGCACCAGGACCTGGCCCCGATCGATGGCCTCGTTAGGCAGGCCGTGGTCCTCCTGCCCGAAGAGCAGCGCGACCGGTCCCGCCTCGGCGCGTTCGAGCACGACGGGCGCCAACGCACGCGGCTCGATGACCGGCCATCGGTGTGCGCGGCGCTTGGCGCCAAAGGCCGCGACGAACACACAGTCCTCGAGCGCGGCGTCCAGTGAATCGAAGTGGCGGATCTTCTCGACCAGGTCGCGCGTGCCGTGCGCCACGCCTTCAATGCGCCAAGGATCGTAGGGCACCGGCTCGACCAGCCGCAGGTCGTCGAAGCCGAAGTTCTTCATCACGCGGACGACCGCGGCGATGTTGACGGGATCCTGCGGCTTGTTGAGGATGATCGCGACGCGCGAGAGCTGGGACATGCGCGGAAAGGTAGTGGCGACCCGCGCCCCCGGTCGCACAGCCAAGGGCTTCACCGCGGGCCCGTGTGGAAACCGTCCGGCCCCCCGCTAGCTTAGGGTCATGGAATTCCTGACCGACCTGCTGGCGCAGCTGCGCGACCTCGAGTCGCTGGTCGCAACCGCTGGCTATGTGGGCGTGACCGCGATCATCTTCATCGAGACGGGCCTGCTCTTCCCGTTCCTGCCCGGCGATTCGTTGTTGGTGACCGCGGGCCTCGTGGCCGCCGCGCACGACCCGCTGGTGAACCTCAACGTCTGGACGCTCGGCGCGCTCTGCAGTGGCGCCGCCATCATCGGCGACCAGATCGCGTATGCCATCGGTCGGCGCTCCGGCGCGGCGCTGTTCACGCGGCCGGACTCGCGCTGGTTCAAGCAGGAACATTTGCGCGCCGCGCATGATTTCTACGAGCGTCACGGCGGCAAGACGATCATCCTCGCGCGCTTCATGCCCTTCGCGCGAACGTTCGCCCCCGTGGTGGCCGGGGCCGCCAAGATGCACTATCCCACGTTCGTGTTCTACAACGTGATCGGCGGCCTGCTCTGGATCTGGTCGATGTTGTTGACCGGATACTACGTGGTGAAGTTGGTCCCAGGCCTCGAGCACCACGTCGAGAAGTTGATCATCGGCATCATCCTGCTGTCCATCACGCCCGGCATCTACGGCTGGTGGAAGTCGCGGTCCAACCGCGGCAAGGCGATGCCTTCACCTGATTCCCCGAGGACGTCCTGATGGCACACACGCTTCCTGCCCTGCCCTACGCCGCCAACGCGCTCGAGCCGCACATCGACGCGCAGACGATGGAGATCCATCACGGCAAGCATCACCAGGCCTACGTCAACAACCTGAACGCGGCGATCGAGAAGGCGCCGGAGATTGCGGGTTGGTCGCTGGACCAGATCTGCGCCGACATCGCGAACGTGCCGGAGGCGGTGCGCACGGCGGTGCGCAACAACGGCGGCGGCCACTGGAACCACTCGCTGTTCTGGGCGACGATGGCCCCCAAGGCGGGCGGCGAGCCCGGCGGCGACCTCGGCGGCGCGATCAAGTCGGCGTTTGGCGACTTCGCCAAGTTCCGCGACGCCTTCAAGGCGCAGGCGACGGGTCGCTTCGGCTCGGGCTGGGCCTGGCTCGTGGCGGCCAAGGATGGCAGCGTGACGGTCGAGAGCACGCCGAACCAGAACAATCCCCTGATGGAAGGCAAGCACGCGCTGCTCGGCCTCGATGTCTGGGAGCACGCCTACTATCTCAAGTACCAGAACCGCCGGCCGGACTACATCGACGCCTGGTGGAACGTGGTGGACTGGTCGGCGGTGGCCAAGCGGTACGCGTCGCGCTGAGTTCGCGCGGCACCGATGCGTTCGGTGCTGGGACGGACAGAACTGATTGCCACAGAGGCACAGAGACACAGAGGGCGTCTGCGCGAGCCGACACCTCTGTGTCTCTGTGCCTCTGTGGCAAACAACTCAGCGCACGAAACCCGACGCTAGTGCGACGGCGGCATCGGCGGCGGAGGCGTCTTGGACTGCCGGCGATGGCTGCCGACGACGAGGTCGTCGATGCCGCTCTGGTCCGCCGCGTCGAGCACGTTCGGCTCACGACGGGCCGCGATGGCGCCGAGGATAGGCGGCGTCAGGAAGGTGGTGACCACGACCATCAGCATCAGGGCGCCGAAGCGCGCGTTCGTCAGTACGCCGGCCATGAGGCCAAGCTTGGCGAAGATCAGGCCCACCTCACCGCGCGGCACCAGGGCCACGCCCACCAGCAGCTTGTTGCCCTTGAACCACCAGGGCGCGTAGCCAGCGACCACCTTGCCCACCACGCCGACGATGATCAGCAGGCTGCCGATGACCATCGCCTCCTGCGTGAACAACGCCCCGAGATCCACCGAGGCACCGACGGACGCGAAGAACAGGGGCACGAAGAAGAAGCCGAACTGCGTCGCGCTCTTTTCGATGTCCTTGCGCTGCGGCGTCGGGTGCAGGATGAGACCCGCGGCAAACGCGCCGATGATCATCGCCGAACCCGACTGCGCCGCCAGCCAGGCCAGCAGCAGCGCGAAGCCGAGGGCGATCGTGCCCAGCGCGCCCGTGACCTGGATGCGCTCCACCAGCTTGAACAGCGGCGGAATGGCCACGCTGCCGGCGGCAATCGCCACCACGACGAACCCGATGGCCACGGCCGAGGTCGTCACGATGCTGCCAAGTGTCACGCCGTCACCGGCCACCATGCTGGCGACGATCGAGAGGATGATCAGTCCGATCACGTCGTCAAAGACCGCGGCGCCGAGCACCACTTGGCCCTCGGGCGTCCGGAGCTGACCCAGGTCCGACAGCACGCGTGCCGAGATGCCGATGGATGTGGCCGTGAGCGCCGCCCCGATCACGATGCTGGGCATCAGGTCCACGCCCATCGCCTGCGACACGAACACGCCACCCATGAAGGGCAGGATCACGCCGACGAGTCCGGCGAACAGCGCCGTGGAACCCACCTTGGCCAGCGAGCGCAGGTCGGTGTGCAGGCCGATCTGGAAGAGCAGGATGAGCACACCCAGTTCACCCAGGGAGTGCAGCACCGCATCGTCGGGGTTGAACAACCCGAGCACACTGCCGCCAAGCACAACGCCGGCGATGAGCTCGCCGAGCACGGCCGGCTGGCCAATGCGCTGCGCGATCTCGCCGAACAGCTTTGTCGCAGCGATCGTCGCGACGAGCACGAGCAGCAGGTGCTCGAAGCCAGCAGCCTCGCCAGTCGCGGCGAGGAGGAACGGCACAGAAGGAATCACCGGTGACGTCGGTTGAAAGGAACGATCACGGCGCGCCGCGGATGATCGCGCGCGCAGTCACCACTGGTTTACCCGTGAAGGGGTGCAAACGTTGAGGCGACCCTATCGCGCCGCCTCACCCTCGAGATACGTGTAGCCCTCCAACCCCGCCACGTACTCGGCGATGAACAGGTTGGCTTCGTCGCGCGAGAGGCCGCGCGCCGACTGCACCTTGCGCCGGAACGTCGCCAAGAGGTCGGACGCACGGAACTGCACGTAGTTCAACACTTCTGTCACGGTATCACCGTGCACGAGGTGTGTCACCTCGTAGGCGTCGCCTCGCAGACGGATGTGCACGGCATTCGTGTCCCCGAACAGATTGTGCAAGTCGCCGAGAATCTCCTGGTAGGCGCCCGTGAGGAAGATGCCGAGGATGTAGGCCTCGCCGTCGCGGAAGACGTGCAGTGGCAGGGAGGGCTGGCCATCGCGCCCGCCGATGAAGCGGTCGATCTTGCCGTCGGAGTCGCAGGTGACGTCCTGGATCGTGCCCCGCCGCGTCGGCTCCTCGTGCAACCGGTGGATGGGCATGATGGGGAACAGCTGGTCGATGGCCCAATTGTCGGGCAGCGACTGGAACAGCGAGAAGTTGGCGAAGTAGCGGTCCACCAGGGCGGCATCGAGGTCGCGGATGATGTCGTCGAAGGACTCCCGCTTGCCGTTCACGACCTTGGCGACCGCATTCAGCGTGCAGAGGTAGTACTGCTCGGCCAGGGCCCGCTCGCGCAACGAGAGCACGCCCGAGGCAAAGAGCTGCTGCGCCTTCTCCTTGTCGAAGACGGCGTCGTGGTAGATCTCGCGGATGCGCCGCATCGAGACGTTCTTGCGCGAGACCGTCTTCAGGTCCTCGCTCATCTCGTGCAACAGCGCGTGGTCGTCGTCGGTGAGCGTGGGCGGCGAGGGATCGTTGGCCGACTCCACGTCGATCACGCTGAGCAGCATCAGCGCGTGGTGGGCCGTCAGGGCACGCCCGGACTCCGAGATGATGTCCGGGAACGGCAGCGACTCCTCGCGACAAGTCTCGGCCAAGGTATACACGATGTCATTCGCGTACTCCTGCGCCGAGTAGTTCATCGAGGCCTGCGAGGTGGACTGCGTGCCGTCGTAGTCCACACCCAGTCCGCCGCCGACGTCCACCCACTTGATGTCCAGCCCAAGTCGCCGCAGCTCCACATAGAAGCGACTCACTTCCTGCAGGCCGCGCTTGATGAACCGGATGTCGGTGATCTGCGAGCCCAAGTGGAAGTGGATCAGCTTGAGCCAGGACTCGTTGCCCGTGGCCTTCAGCCGGTCGATGACCTGCATCAGCTGCGCCGAGGTAAGCCCGAACTTGGATTTCTCGCCGCCGGACTGCGCCCAGCGGCCCGAGCCCTCGCTGGAGAGCTTGATGCGCACGCCGATGGTGGGCGTGATCTTGAGCTCCTCGGCGACTGGCAGCAGCACCTCGAGCTCACTGACCTGCTCGATGACGATGATGACCGTGTGCCCCAGCCGCTGGCCCATCAAGGCGAGGCGCATGAACTCCTCGTCCTTGTAGCCGTTGCAGATGATCAAGTGGTCGGTGCGGTCGCTGAGCGCGAGCACCGCCTGCAGCTCTGGCTTGGAGCCGCACTCGAGGCCGACGCCGGTCGCGGTACCGAACTCGACGATCTCCTCCACCACGTGGCGCTGCTGGTTGACCTTGATCGGATAGACCGTGGTGTAGCGCCCCTCGTACTGGAACTCCTCGATGGCGCGCGCGAAGCGGTCGTGCAGCATCTCGATGCGCGCCTTGAGGATCTCGCTGAAGCGCAAGAGCACCGGCAGGCCGACGCCCTGGGCCTCGAGGTCGTGGGCAAGCTCGAACAGGTCGAGCGTGCGCTCGGGCTGGCTGCGGTCTGGACGCACGACGACGCGGCCCTTGGCGTTGACGTCAAAGAATCCGTCGCCCCAGCCCTCGATGTTATAGAGGGCCTTGGCCTGCTCGATCGACCAGGCCCGCGATTCCTCGGGGGCTGGCGCGGCCTTGGCCGGCGCGGCGGCTTGGTCGGGTCGAGAGGTGGACGTCATGGCGGGAAGAATACGGGATTCGGCGCGGCAAGGGTACTCGGCGCGTTCCTTCCCTCCCTTGCCGCAACTTCCGGGAAGCGGCACCGTAGTGCACCGCGCTACCCCCCTCAACCCACAACGTTGGAGCACGGTTTCCCTATGCGTTTCCTGCGCATCATCGGCTTTGCCCTCAGCGGGCTGCTGTTGCTGGTGGCTGTCGCGGTGGCTGGTCTGTACGTCTGGACGAACAAGGAACTCAAGGCCACGGTCCCGGACCGGACCCACGCGTTCACGGCCCCAACCGGTGACTCGGCGGTCGCCCGCGGCGAGCACGTCACCAAGGCCCTCGCCAAGTGCGCGGACTGCCACGGCCAGGACTACGGCGGCCTGGTGATGGTGGCGGACCCTGCCATCGGCACGATCGCCGCGCCGAACCTCACGTCGGGCCGCGGCAGCCGCGTCACGGGCTTCACCGACGCGGACTTCGAACGGGCGATCCGGCACGGCACGACGAAGACCGGCCGGCGCCTGCTGATCATGCCGTCGAACGAGTACGCGCTGTTGTCGGACGATGACGTGGGCGTGATCATCGCCTACATCAAGACTCTCCCCCCGGTGGACCGCGACGAGGTCCCGATCCAACCCGGCCCCCTGGCTCGGGCCCTGTACGCGGCGGGACAGATGCCGTGGTTCCCGGCGGACAAGGTCACACACACGACGGACGTGGTCCCGGCGGTCGCGGTGGACTCGACGGTCGAGTACGGTCGTTACCTCGCGATGGGTGGCTGCTCGGGCTGCCACGGCCCGAACTTCAGCGGTGGCAAGATTCAGGGTGCACCGCCCGACTGGCCGCCGTCGGCAAACCTGACGCCGACCGGCCTGTCGAAGTACGACTATGCGGCCTTTTCCAAGGCACTCACCGACGGCGTGCGCCCCGACGGATCCGCCATCAATCCGATGATGCCGGTGCAGGCCACGAAGCTGATGACGCCCGTGGAAATGACAGCTGTATGGAAGTACTTGCAGTCGCTGCCGCCGGCCGAGTTCGGCGTGCGCTGAAGTGTCGGAGCGGTCCTGACGGTTCTGTGCGCTGAGGTTTTGCCACAGAGACACAGAGACACAGAGACACGGAGCACGACAAACTGAAGGGGGAGTGACGGACAGATTCGTCCGCCACTCCCCCTTCAGTTTTTCGTTGTCGTTGCAGTAGCAGTCCTCTCTGTCTCTGTGCCTCTGTGGCAAACCACACCAAGCTGTCCGAACCACTGCGCCCGAACCGCCACACGAATCCCAGCAAGACTACCGGTTCAACTGATCCCGCCCCCGCTCGAGGAACGGGATGCCCGACTTCATCCAGTCGGGCGCCGGCGCGCCGAGCAACTTGTTGGCGAAGAACTCCTGCATGCGCCGGTCGATGTCCTTCTGGTTGGCGTACTTCCGCGGGTTGTGTTCGTCGCCGATGTAGTTGACCATGTACGCCTCCTTGCCCAGACGGCGCATCGCGACCCAGTACTCAATGCCCTGGTACCACGGCACCGCGCCGTCGTTGTCGTTGGCCATGAAGAGCACCGGCGTCGTCTGGCGGTCCAGGAAGAACAGCGGCGAGTTCTCGATGTAGCGCTCCGGGTATTCCCACAGCGACCCACCGATGCGGCTCTGGCCGCGCTCGTAGTTCACGATCGCGCGCTCCACGCCCGAACCCCAGCGGATGCCGCCGTAGGCCGAGGTCATGTTGATCACCGTGGCGTTCGGCACCGCGGCGGCAAAGAGGTTCGTCTGCGTGATGATGTAGGCGGTCTGGTAGCCGCCCCAGCTCTGGCCGCCGATGCCAATGCGCTTCGGGTCCACGAAGCCCTTGGCGATGAGGCTCTGCACACCCGGGACGATGCTCTTGACCGAGCTCGGGCCCGGGTAGCCCTCGGTGTAGTGGATGTTCGGCATGAACACCACGTAGCCCAGCGAGGTGTAGACCGTCGGGTTGATGATGTTGCGGCCGGCGGGCCGCGTGTAGTTGTGCAGGTTGTCCGACAGTTGCTCGTAGAAGTAGACGAGCATCGGATACTGCTTCGTGCGGTCGAAGCCCTCCGGCGTGTACAGCAGGCCCTCCATCGGCACGCCATCGCTGTTGAGCCAGTACGTCAGCTCCACGTTGCCCCAGAGGTACTGCGACTGCTCGGGCATCGCGTTGGAGATCTTCGTGAGCTGCGTGAAGCTCGGGCCGGTCCAGAGATCCGGATATTCGCGATGGTCCGCCCGTGTGGCGAGGTACTGCTCCGCATTGCGCGCCTTGCGCAGCACCGGCCAGGACTTCGGCGCCATCATCACGCGCTCGGGCTGCGAGGCCGCCGCCACCCGGTCGCGGTACACGCCAGCTTCCTTCGTGCGGTTGTTGAACGTGCGCAGCGTCAGCGGCTTGGACGCGTCGTAGGCGCGCTCCTCGGGCTCGAGGTCGATCAACCGGAAGGTGAGGTTCTCGCGCCGCCCCACGCCGTCGGTCAGGTTGCGTGCCACGCGCGTGCCGGCCGGATCGATCTCCCACACGTCATAGCGATCGTAGATCAGCACGTGCTGGTCGTTGCCCGTCCAGCCGCCGATGCCCCAGGGCGTCGGCTCGGAGGGCGTGTCGTGCGTCTCGCGCTCGAACTTCACGTCGGGGATGCCTGCCGTCACCGTGCGCGTGCGGTTGCCCGCGATGTCGTGCACCTGCCACTGCCCGTTTTCCCACCAAGCCACGTAGCGGCCACCCGGCGAGAGCTGGCCACCGCCGCGAATGCGCGTCGCGACCTTTCGCGCCTCGCCGGTCGTGGTGTTGATCACATAGACATCGTTGCCGCCCTCGCCGTACGCGGCTTCCAGTGCGTAGGGCACGTTCGTCGTCGCCACCGCGCTGCGCCCGTCATCCGACAGCGTGACGTTCGGCATATCCTCATTGGCCAGCGGCCGGAAGCGCTTGCTCGCCACGTGGTAGACCGCCGTGTACTGGCGATTGCGATCCTGCCCGGCCTGCAGGCGCTGCATCGGCTGCGGACGCGTGTCCTGCCAGTGCCAGAGGTCCACGAGGGCCTTGTCGGTCAACGAGTCCTGCGGGATCGAATCGGGCAGGACCTTCGAGATGCCGAGCTGCAGCACGCCGCCGTCCTTCACGAACGCCACGCGTGCGCGCTCGGCGAGTTGCATGCCGTCGGGGACATCGCTGGCCGCGACGATGCGCGAAGCGGCCTGCGGACCGCCGCGCCCACGCGGGCCAGTCAGTGCGGCGTGGTACGCCGCGAAGCGCACCGTCTCCTGCCCCCACTGGTCGGCATCCGTGATGAACGCGAGCTGCGTGCCGGCCTCGTCGAACGCGAGACTGCGATAGTTGCCCGTACCTTCCTTGAGTGCCGTCACGGTGCCCGTCGAGAGCTCACGGACGTAGGCGCCGTCCTTTACGGTGCTGTCGTTCGAGACCACGGTGTAGGCCAGCCAGCGCTCGGAGTCGTGCAGCTCGTAGTTGCTCACGTGCTCCACGCGTGTCTCGGCGCCGCTGGCCAGGTCGCGAATGACCAGCGTGCTGCCGCTGTCCTTGCGCCGGGCGGGCGGACGCGCGGAATCGCCGGCTGCGGCAGCGCCACGCCCTGCCCCACGGGCCGCGCCGCCTGCTCCGGCCGCTCCACCACCTGCTCCACCTGCCGCCGAATCGGCCTCGACCTGATACGCGACAAAGCGTCCACCATCGCGCGCGACCTGGAAGCCCCGCACGCGCTCAATGCGCGTCACGTCGCCGTCAGCCAGCGAGAGGATGGCAAGGCCGTTCCGCGGCTGGTCGGCCGCGCGTGCACGGCGCGCGCGGGCTGAGTCCAACGCAGCCTGCGCGGGATACTGCAGGAAGAGCACGTGGCGTGAATCGCCCGTCACCTGCGCGGCCTGCGGCGAGAACGCGGATCCGGCAACCGACTGCAGCGGCCGCCCCGTGGAGCCGCGGGGCACGCGGTACTCCGTGCTGCCGGACGTGGAACGCGCAATCAGTTCGCCATCGCCCACTGTCGGCGACAGCGTGTACACGGCCCAGCGCCCATCAGCGGAGAGCGTCGGCTGCAGGATCGTGCGCCAGAGATCGTAAGTGTCCTGCGTCAGCGGCTTGCGCGCCTGCGCCGAGAGCGCGATCGGCGCGACGAGCAGCAGCAACGCGAGGCGGCGGGCGAGGCGAGGGATTCGCACGGGCATCGGGACGTCGGGTTCAGGGTTATCTTCTGCGGAACGTCTCAGAAGGTACGCTCGTCCCCCCGCAGCCGTTGCCGACCCCTATGAGCCGACTCGCGACTTATTTCCTGCGCGGACTTGTCCTGACCGTCCCGCTCGCCGTCACCGTGGCGGTCTGCCTGGTCATCCTCCGCACGATCGACGGGTGGCTCGGCCTGCCCCTGCCGGGCGCCGGCTTGGTGCTCACGCTCGCTGCCATCACACTGGTTGGGTTCCTAGGC
Protein-coding sequences here:
- a CDS encoding superoxide dismutase, yielding MAHTLPALPYAANALEPHIDAQTMEIHHGKHHQAYVNNLNAAIEKAPEIAGWSLDQICADIANVPEAVRTAVRNNGGGHWNHSLFWATMAPKAGGEPGGDLGGAIKSAFGDFAKFRDAFKAQATGRFGSGWAWLVAAKDGSVTVESTPNQNNPLMEGKHALLGLDVWEHAYYLKYQNRRPDYIDAWWNVVDWSAVAKRYASR
- a CDS encoding 4Fe-4S dicluster domain-containing protein, with product MTPDTTEATQGTAERAAVKRREFLKVLGVSTAATAAVGCGTGDVEKLIPYLVSPDNTVPGVSNYYATTCRECAAGCGLIVEVRDGRAIKAEGNPAHPVNRGALCARGQSSLQGLYNPDRYRGPMKREGDRLVPTTWDDAMGILAQRLGEVRSRNAGSRVAFINQHEQGSFPAFLDQVLAGYGIAPHLSYDAEAPVATAQANRAAYGSSWPHHELSAADLIVSFSADFLDGWGAPVPQQLSFAEARGKVEGAPRFIYVGARRSLTGLNADSWIPARAGSELAIVNALMGRGSLAAAAEEAGVAVALLEGLRSEIRGASASALIAGGYTSNSGELASAVAELNRQLGNVGRTIHPDRSLTAFDGIASHAELRGLVERMNNRGVDLIMVRNANPVFTTPPSLGFSAAFVNVGFKVSFSTIKDETSELCDLVLPDHHSLESWGDAEPVRGTLSLQQPVMDPVFDSRSTADVLLSVAKGDPSLASRFRYDDYREWIASRIGGNANLRTALPTALTRGNAATRNVPAARTSPVTGNAGDGEYQLITYLSPTLGDGRGANKPWLQELPDPVTKICWQTVVEMHGETAAKLGVEDGDMVTVTTGAGSLTAPALIYLGIRPDTIAVALGRGHSDAAGRYATAGGNAYGLLAAAEDARSGAAVYGAGRANVSRASGNARLVTTEGSGRQHGRNIAQATTVAAILAGSNSVEHHHFDGQASTDFLPGLRSPTANDAQGEFGVPGSKDKGQYDPNHWSGAAKRRWAMTVDLAKCTGCSACVTACYAENNIPTVGAEWQGAQIMPDRTGFGANITRSREMAWIRLERYYELDREPKDVKFDDAHPDFETRFIPMMCQHCGNAPCEPVCPVYATYHAPNGLNVQVYNRCVGTRYCSNNCPYKVRYYNWFGYGDPNRTQYAFPEPLHWQLNPDVTVRNKGVMEKCTFCVQRIKEAENRAALEGRDLQPDEFTVACAQACPSRAIIFGDAADENWSVAKWAKDRRAYHVFEELNTYTAVVYLQKVNHPAPAASANA
- a CDS encoding VTT domain-containing protein, with protein sequence MEFLTDLLAQLRDLESLVATAGYVGVTAIIFIETGLLFPFLPGDSLLVTAGLVAAAHDPLVNLNVWTLGALCSGAAIIGDQIAYAIGRRSGAALFTRPDSRWFKQEHLRAAHDFYERHGGKTIILARFMPFARTFAPVVAGAAKMHYPTFVFYNVIGGLLWIWSMLLTGYYVVKLVPGLEHHVEKLIIGIILLSITPGIYGWWKSRSNRGKAMPSPDSPRTS
- a CDS encoding cation:proton antiporter, which gives rise to MPFLLAATGEAAGFEHLLLVLVATIAATKLFGEIAQRIGQPAVLGELIAGVVLGGSVLGLFNPDDAVLHSLGELGVLILLFQIGLHTDLRSLAKVGSTALFAGLVGVILPFMGGVFVSQAMGVDLMPSIVIGAALTATSIGISARVLSDLGQLRTPEGQVVLGAAVFDDVIGLIILSIVASMVAGDGVTLGSIVTTSAVAIGFVVVAIAAGSVAIPPLFKLVERIQVTGALGTIALGFALLLAWLAAQSGSAMIIGAFAAGLILHPTPQRKDIEKSATQFGFFFVPLFFASVGASVDLGALFTQEAMVIGSLLIIVGVVGKVVAGYAPWWFKGNKLLVGVALVPRGEVGLIFAKLGLMAGVLTNARFGALMLMVVVTTFLTPPILGAIAARREPNVLDAADQSGIDDLVVGSHRRQSKTPPPPMPPSH
- a CDS encoding cytochrome c3 family protein; this translates as MTGRSKWVLIPGIATIAVVVTMLSAYAGSQTAADAAQPAAQETATQAANREAAGKAKPGPWAYSGASGYTFYVGGGMGRSPEQPVKFPHPVHVNSLQMNCAFCHNAAGQSPDPGLPAVGTCMACHTLVGGDRPEIQKLQAYWNARQPVPWVRVHKVPEYVHFPHMRHVNAGVTCQTCHGQVNNMQQVFQAQSLNMGWCVQCHVNGYSPAEGMRAAGQEPDSATLALPRKKASYDCATCHY